The Flavipsychrobacter sp. genome contains the following window.
AAGTAAGCTCAATATGGCCATATTGAATTTCCAAAAGCCGGATAAAATTGCTCTTCAAAAAGCAACAGATTTTGAAGCTCTATTTGAGTTCCGTCCGTTAGAACCTGGTTATGGTGTTACTATTGGTAACGCTTTACGTCGTGTTCTATTATCTTCACTTGAGGGTTATGCAATCACAGCTATCAAGATCGCTGGTGCTGACCATGAGTTTGCCACTATCAAAGGTGTGCTTGAAGATGTTACAGAGATCATTTTGAACCTTAAGCAAGTGCGCTTAAAGAAAGTGGTTGAGGATGAAGTATCTACTGACCGTGTTGAACTAACTATCAAAGGTCAAGAGAGCTTTACTGCAGGTATGATCGGTGATGCGCTTCCAAACTTTGAGGTAATGAACCCGGATTTGGTTGTTTGCAATATGGAGCCAGGTACTACTTTCCAAATAGAATTACATCTTGGTAAAGGTCGCGGTTATGTTCCTGCTGAAGAAAATCGTCCTCTTGAGGCACCTGTAGGTATCATAGCTATCGACTCTATATACACTCCGATCAAGAACGTTCAGTATCGTATTGAGAACACTCGTGTTGAGCAACGTACTGACTTTGAAAAATTGATCATGGAAGTTGCTACAGATGGTACTATTCATCCGGAAGAAGCTGTTAAAGAAGCATCTCGCATTCTTATTCAGCACTTGATGATCATTACTGACGAAAATATCTCTCTTGATACCAAACGTGAAGAGAAGGAAGCTGTAGTAGATGAAGAAACTTTACAAGTACGTAAAGTGTTGAATACTCCACTTGAAGATCTAGAACTTTCTGTACGTGCTTTTAACTGTTTGAAAGCAGCTAAGATCAATTCTCTAAGTGAGTTAGTTCAATACACTCAAGAAGAGCTAATGAAGTTCCGTAACTTCGGTCAGAAGTCTCTTTCTGAGATCGAGCAAGTACTGGGTGAGCGTGGTCTACACTTCGGTATGGATATCAGCAAATATGTTCGCAGCAGCGACTAATTAATAATTTTGCAGGATAAACTATAAGACATAGTTTATCCTGTATTTTTTATAACAAATGTACTTCGTAATTCCTTGACACGGTACGGAGGAAATTAATGACAATTTAAAAACATAAGTCATGCGTCACGGAGATAAAGTAAATAATCTAGGTCGTAAAAAGGCACACCGTAAGGCTCTAATGATGAACCTTTCGCGTCAGTTGATACAACATAAACGTATCAATACTACATTGGCTAAAGCAAAAGCACTACGTGTACATGTTGAGCCGATCATTACTCGTTCTAAAGTTGATAACACTAACAACCGTCGTGTTGCTTTTAGTTATCTTCAAGATAAAGAGACAGTTACTGAACTTTTCTCTGTTGTTGGTGATAAGGTAGCTAACCGTCCTGGTGGTTACACTCGTATCATCAAGTTACCACGTCGTATGGGTGATGCTGCTGATATGGCAATGATCGAGTTAGTTGATTTCAACGAGATCTATCAAAACACGGCTAAGAGTACTTCTGATAAGAAAACTCGTCGTAGCAGACGTAGTGGTGGTGCTAAAAAAGCAGCTCCTGCTACAGAAACTCCAGCTCCTGAAGAAACAGTTGCAGAGACTCCTGCTACAGAAGCTCCAGCACAAGAAGAGAATAAAGACTAGTTCTTTAAACTTATATAATGTTAAAGGCTACCAATTTGGTAGCCTTTTTTATTTATAATGATTTAAGTTGCAGCTATAACTATTTAGCATGAACAAAAGCAAAGTACTGGAAAGTAAGGTTTTGATCCGTTTCCCAGATTGTGACCCCTTTAATCACTTGAATAATTCTAGGTATATAGACTATTTTATTAATGCTCGCGAAGACCATCTTTGGGAAAACTACCAATTGAACATATATGCTTATGGTAAGGAGCATGGTAAAAGCTGGGTGGTAGGGCAGAATCAGATAGCTTATCTAAAACCAGCCATGTTGATGGAAACAGTAGTGATACAATCAACCTTGTTAGAATTGACGAACACAGACATTCTTGTAGAGATGTATATGTGGGATAAGACAAAGACCCAATTGAAAGCCATATTGTGGTCAAAGTTTGTTCATTTTAATTTTGCTACACAAAAGAGAGACGAACATTCAAAGGAACTGATGGATTATTTTAAGCCATTAGAAAATCCACTAGATAGAAAAATGACGTTTGAGGAACGTGTTAAAGAGATAAAGTCAAAACTATAATTATGGCAGAAGAAAGTAAATTATTTAAGGATGTCTTTTTTAAGCCTTCGTTTGTTGATGAGCTCTATGATGGGGTTGCAAAGCATGTAAAAGTAGGCACAAAGAAGAAATTCAGAGATAGCATCTTTGATAAAGAATGGAACGAAAAGGAACTAAAACAACGAGTAAAACACGTTACGGAAGTGTTACACGGATTACTCCCAAATAGTTTCCCTAAGGCTGCTAAAATAATTACAGATATAACGAAGGAGCTTTTAGCGGCTAATATTAAAGAGGTGAGTTTTGGGTACATGTGCCTTTGTGAATATATAGAACGTTATGGTCTGGAATACTATGATGAGTCTATAAAAGCAATGGAGCTGCTTACTCAATTTATGAGTTGTGAATTTGCAGTAAGACCTTTTATTATAAAGTATGAGGATAGGATGATGCGGCAAATGCTTCAATGGTCAAAACACAAAAATGCTAAAGTGCGCAGGCTGTCCACTGAGGGGTGTAGACCAAGATTGCCTTGGGGTATGGCTCTTGATAGATTTAAAGATAACCCTGCTCCAATATTACCCATACTAGAAAACTTAAAGAATGACGATGATGTATGGGTAAGAAAAAGCGTGGCCAATAATCTTAATGATATATCAAAAGACAATCCAGAACTGGCAGTGAAGCTTATTAAGAACTGGCTAGGTAAAACCAAGCATACAGACTGGGTGGCTAAGCATGCTGCACGTACCTTATTAAAACAAGGTAACACAACTGTGATGAGCTTGTTTGGTTTAGAGATGGATAAGTCAATAAAGTTGTCTGATTTTAAAGTGCTTACACCTACCGTGAAGGAGGGTAAGGATTTGAAATTCTCATTCCGTATTCATAATACTGGTAAGAAAGACAAAGTCTTACGATTAGAATATGGTATGTATTATTTAAGAGCAAATGGAACTTTGTCTAAAAAAGTATTTAAAATAAGTGAGCGTAGTTATGCCGCTGGTGAAGAATATAATGTAGAGCGAAAACAAAGTTTTAAACCTATAACTACGAGAAAATACTATAAGGGACCTCATAAAGTGTCTGTGATAATAAACGGGCATGAAATGGATACTAGTGACTTCAAGCTAATATAAAATAAGCCCTAACTATACAGTTAGGGCTTATTGTTAATACATAAGATAGACACCTACGAGGAGTAATGATACTGAGGATGTCCAAACAAAAATTGGAATTAGCTTGTTGTGCTGTTCTGCATTTTTTCTGAGGTACTTCCGAAATAGATATAAAAACATGTTGTGAATTTTTAGGACCCGAAGGTCAGGTTAGAGATTATTGTCTTTTTTAGTTGTTGTCTTTTTCTTTCTTCCAGCATCTTTCATGGCTTTGTCTATTAGCCATTCCAGTTGCCCATTGACGCTACGAAACTCATCAGCTGCCCATTTCTCCAGCTCCTTATAAGTCTCTTCGTTCAATCGTAAAACAAAACTCTTTTTCTTACCCACGTAACTTTAATGTTTTATTGATGAAGTGTGCCTGTATTGATAACAGGTTGTGTGTTTTTCTCTCCACACAGTACTACCAGCAAGTTGCTTACCATTGTTGCTTTTTTGTCTTCATCAAGATCTACTATATCTTTTTTGTTTAATTCTGTTAGTGCCATTTCCACCATGCCCACAGCTCCTTCTACTATCTTATACCTTGCTGCTACTATCGCAGTAGCCTGTTGTCTTTGTAGCATAGCTCCTGCTATTTCTTGAGCATATGCTAGATGACTAATACGTGCTTCCAGAATAGCTATGCCTGCACTTTGTAGTCTATCAGTCAGTTCTTTTTCCAATAGTGCATTTACCTCTTCGCCTCCATCTCTAAGTGTTATCTTTGCTTCTTCATCTTCAATATTATCATAGGCAAAACCACCTGCAAGACTACGTACAGCAGCTTCACTTTGTGTCACTACAAACTCTTTATAGTTAGATACCTCATAGGCTGCTTTATAGCTGTCGGCAATTTTCCATACTACAACTGCTCCGATCTCAATAGGATTACCCATTTTATCATTCACTTTTAGGGTAGGCGTTGCTAGGTTTTGAGCACGTTGTGTCAGTTTTACTGTAGAGTATAGCGGATTGACAAAAAATAAGCCATTTGCTTTTACTGTGCCTACGTATTTACCAAAGAAGTTCAAGACTCTTATATGGTTAGGGTGTATCACCATTAGTCCTTTAAGTAAGAACACCATAATGATTATACTGAGTATACCCACGAATACCCATTCTATATTAGTATCTCCCATTGCAAAGAATACAATAGATAAGACTAGTAGAACTAGTGATAATAATAAGGCTAAATAGCCATTCATTGCTTTTACGTTTTTTTCCATTTATGTAGTTTTAGTTTATTTGAAATGATATTATAATGATATCAAATTAAATTATTTTTCTGATTCCACCAAAACTTTTCATTTCTAGAGGCAGAGCTACTCTTTTTCTTTTTACTTTTATAAATAGCAATGAGATTTATAGATATACCTGGGCAACAAAAAGCTAAAGAAGGAATAATAGGCATGTGGCAGAACAACCATTTTCCTCATGCACTACTACTTGTTGGTCGTGATGGAGTAGGCGGTTTGCCAATGGCATTAGCTATTGCACAGTATATTTTTTGTGAGAACAGGCAGGAAACGGACTCTTGTGGTGAATGCGCTTCCTGTAGTAAAGTGAAAGGATTAGAACACCCCGATCTACACTTATCATTTCCCTCTATTTCTCCTAAGCCTGGTACAAAAGCAAGTAGTAAGCTTTTCATCAAAGATTTTAGAGAGTTTGTCCAGCAAACACCATACAGCTCTTCTTACGACTGGTTGCAGTTTATAAACGCGGAGAATAAACAAGGGAATATTACGGCTGAAGAGTGCAGGACGATAATTGAAGACTTGAACTTAAAGTCGTATGAAGGGAAAGGTAAAGTGCAAATTGTATGGAGGCCGGAATATTTGGGTAAGGAGGGGAATATCTTACTTAAATTAATAGAAGAACCACCTGCGAATACTTTTTTGATATTTGTGGCGGAAGATCTGGAAGAGATATTGCCAACTATCTTGTCTCGAACACAGATAATAAGACTAGCTCCTATACCAGAAGTAGATATTGCTCAACGGTTTGTAGCCAAAGGGCTAGCTGATGAAGCAAGGGCAGCTCAAGTGGCACATATGTCTCATGGTAGCTATGCCGAGGCACTTAGATTGTTGCAACACGCTGGTAATGATTTGTTTGCAAGTGTAAGGACATTGTTCAATGCTATATTCACAAATAATGGCATTGCTCTGTCAAAATTTGCAGAAGAGTGGAGTAAGGAGGGGAGAGAGAAACAAAAGAATTTTTTACAATATAATATCCAACTATTAGAGCAGGCTATAAGAGCTAAATACTTACCCGATCAAGAACCTTCTTTGCCTGAAGCAGAGTCTCAGTTTGTGAAAAAGCTGGCTTCTATGAATGTAAGTATTAATGTGTTTAATAATATGGTTGAGGAGATGACCGATACAATACATAAAGTAGAGCGTAATGCGCATAGCAAAACACAGCTACATGCACTAGCTATTAAGTTAGCTTATATTGTATCTAATAGACCAATACCTCAATTATAGACACTCTGCTGTTATATTGTTATTATATCTCCCTTTTTTTAGTATTTTCGCTAATTGTAGTTTTTTAATTATCAGGTAAGCTGAAAAGGTATCATAGGAATGAATGTTAAATGTGGATATCGGCTTACTGTCTTCATAAATATATAGTAAATGGGATGTGGAAATTGTGGGTCTGGAGCTAATGGAAAACCCGGTGGATGTAAGAGCAATGGTGGATGTAGTAGTGGTGGATGTAACAGGTTGAATGTTTTTGATTGGCTAAGTACCCTGCCCTTACCTAGTGGGGCAAAACCGTATGATATAATAGAGTTATCTTTTAATAAAGGAAGTAGAAAGGATTTTTATAGAATTAATAGCTCTATTCTTCCTGCCAAAGGCGAAATGCTAGCTCTGGAAGGCGTAAGTGGCTTCGATGTAGGCCAGGTAAGTCTTACAGGTGAGCTAGTGAAGCTACAGCTGAAAAAGAATAACGTAAAAGAAGAAGAGGTTACTAAAAAGGTGCTGCGCACGGCAACGGAAGCAGATCTTGAAGCACGTGACAAGAACAAAGAAAAAGAATCTGATTTCTTAACTCGTGCCAGAGCAATAGCTCGTCAGTTAGATCTGGAGATGAAGCTTTGTGAAGTGGAGATCCAGGCTGATGGTAAAAAAGCAACCTTCTTTTATACTGCCGACCAGCGCGTTGACTTTAGAGAGTTGATCAAGCGTTATGCTTCAGATTTCAGGGTCAAGGTAGAAATGAAGCAGATAGGTGCTCGTCAGGAAAGTGGTAAAGTAGGAGGTATAGGTAGTTGTGGTAGAGAGCTTTGCTGTAGCACTTGGCTTACCGACTTCAAAAGTGTAAACACTGCTGCCGCTCGTTATCAAAACCTTTCTATCAATCAAACTAAACTTAGTGGTCAGTGTGGTAGGCTTAAATGCTGCCTTAACTTTGAGCTAGATACCTATATGGATGCCTTGAAGGTATTCCCTGAAAATATAGAGTACGTTGAAACTGTAAAAGGGAGAGCCAATCTTCAAAAGAGAGATATATTTAAGAACCTAATGTGGTTTAGCTATAGCGATAGCAATAAGCAGTATCCTCTAAGCATAGATCGCGTAAATGAAATATTAGCACTTAACAAGGCGGGTAAAAAAGCCGAGGAGCTACAACCTGTAGAGCTGGAAGTAAGCAATGAGAAGCATGCCGCCAAAGTAGATATGGGCTTTGTGAACGATGTTGGCCAGATCAGTTTGCGCTCTCTTGAAAAAGGGAAGAAGAAAAAGAAAAAACGTCCAAGTGGAGGCGGCGGTGAAAGAAATGCCAGACCTCAAGGGCAAGGGAATAACAACAATAGGAGAAATGCTTCTGCGTCTTCACCATCTAATAAGCAAGGGCAAGGACAGGGCAAACAAGGTCAAGGACAACAAAAAGGACCAGCAAGACCTAGTAACAGAAATAACAATACTAAAAATAAGCCAGGTGGTAACAGTAACAGACCTGCTACTCAAAATAGAAGTAAACAGAGACCACCACAAAAGAAGAATGATACTAATTAAAAAAGAGGCTGCATGCAGCCTCTTTTTTACGGTATATACTTTTTGTATAGTTAGTTCGCAAATTCACTCATGAACTTGATACGCATCATTTGCAATTGTTCTATAGTCACGTTACTATCTCTAAATTCTTCATAAGCATCGTCCAAGTTATCATCTTCGCTCTCTCTGAAGTAGTCAGAGATATCCTCTTGCTCATACTCATCCAGCTCTTGATCTAGAATGTAGTCTAGATTTAACTTAGTGCCACTAGCTACAATACTTTCCATTTCTGTTAGTAAGTCGTGAGCGCTGATGCCCTTATTTTTAGCTATAGTTTCAAGAGGTATCTTTTTGTCTATGTTCTGAATGATATACACCTTCATTCCACTTTTGTTGACAACGCTTCGCATAACAAAATCGTCAGGCTTTTCTATATCATTCTCCTCTACATATTTTTCTATTAGTTGAATAAACTTCTTGCCAAAGCGCATTGCTTTGCCCTTACTTACTCCTTGTATGCGTTCTAGCTCATCAAGGGTAGTAGGATAGTTGGTGGCCATCTCGTCAAGTGAGTTCTCTAAGAAGATGACAAATGGTGGTAACCCTTTTTCTCTGGCAACATCTTTTCTTAGCTCTTTAAGCATCTCAAAGAGTACAGGGTCTGCACTGGCAGGTGCTCCTGCGTTTACCTCTTCTTCATCACTATCATCCTCTTTAAACTCGTGGTTCAATACCACCATTATAGAGAATGGCTTTTTAAGGAATTTACGACCTCTGTCGGTTATTTTAAGCAAACCATATTCTTCGATGTCTTTTCGAAGAAGGCCTTCAAGCATCATTTGTCTTATTAATGAGTGCCAGAAGTTATCTTCCATTTCCATGATAAGACCTGAACCAAAAGATTTCAATTTATCATGTTTGAATGTCTTGATTTGTGGGTTTGATTTACCTAAGATTATATTTACTACATAGTCGATATTAAAACGCTCATCAAGTTCATTAACGGTGTCTAAAACTATTTTAGAACTGTCTCTTACTTCAAGCTTTTCTTTAGGATTATTACAGTTGTCACATTTGCCGCAATTGTCCTCTTTGTATTCTTCACCAAAATAGTGGAGCAATAATTTTCTTCTACAAACACCACTTTCAGAATAAGCTACTGTTTCAGATATAAGTTGAGCACCCATTTCTCTTTCACTCAATGGCTTGTCCCTCATCAGGTGTTCAAGCTTCTGCACATCTTTATGAGAGTAATAAAGAATACAGTTACCCTCTAGTCCATCACGTCCTGCTCTACCTGTTTCTTGGTAGTAGTTCTCCAGAGATTTAGGGATATTATAGTGCATCACAAACCTTACATCTGGCTTGTCAATGCCCATACCAAAAGCTATTGTGGCTACAATAACTTCCACCTCTTCCATTAGGAATTGGTCTTGGCGTTTAGCCCTTACATTAGCATCAAGACCTGCATGGTAGGCCACAGCGGTAATTCCGTTAGCCTGCAATGTACTGGCAAGCTCCTCCGTTGTTTTTCTATTCAGGGTATATATGATACCACTCTTGCCTTTGTTCTTTCGAATGTACTTAACTATGTTTTTAAGTACATTGGCTTTACTGCCTTTGGGCAGTATCTCGTAGTATAAATTTGCCCTGTTGAAGGACGAAATGAAAATATTCGGTTTTTTAAGGTCAAGGTTCTTCACAATATCATCTTGTACCTTAGGTGTTGCCGTAGCGGTAAGGGCAATGATAGGAATATCAGCATTGATCTGTTCGATCATTGCTCTCAATTTCCTGTATTCAGGTCTGAAATCATGTCCCCATTCTGAGATACAGTGCGCCTCATCTACTGCAAAGAAAGAGATGCCTATCTGTGAGAAGAAATCTATGTTTTCTTGTTTTGTAAGCGTTTCGGGAGCTACATATAATATTTTAGTATGCCCTTGAACAATGTCTGACTTAACTTTCTTTTGTTGTGTTTTGCTTAATGTAGAGTTTAGGAAGTGTGCTATATCATCCTTGCTACAATAACTGCGTATCAGATCTACCTGATTCTTCATCAGTGCTATCAGTGGTGAGACCACAATAGCAATACCATCACTTACTAGTGCCGGTAGTTGATAACATAAAGATTTACCGCCACCTGTTGGCATTATAACAAAAGTGTCTTTCCCTGAAAGAATACTTTTTATGATCTTTTCCTGGTCTCCTTTGAAACCCTCGAAACCAAAATGCTCTAAAAGCGCTTTTTTAAGGTTCATTCTAGATTTTGTGGCAACTTTTCCTGCGTCCATACATTATTTAAAATACTAAAGTAAATGTCAGATCATCCACAATGTTTAAAAGATTAATAAGAGTTTTATCACATAAGTAAAAGGTGACAGCACACGAATTTACAACTAACAAATTAAAAAACAGCGATATAAAATGCAAAGGTTTTCTAAAATATATTTAAAAAAAATTATGCATGTTTTATTGGTTATTACCCTTTTGGGAAAGGACTTTGATAGGAGTGCCTACAGCCGATTCGCATTTATTTAAGCTTAGTAACTTGTAGTTTATCTGTACAGTTATCAAGTAGTTGTGTGATATCTTTATTTAAAATAGGATGAAGCAAATTTGGGGCAATTTCTTCAAGAGGAACTAGAGCAAAATTTCTTTTATGGATATAAGGGTGAGGTACAGTAAGGCGTTCTGTCTCTAAAATGATGTCATTGTAGAACAAGATGTCTATATCTATAGTTCTTTGTCCCCATTTCAAGGTTCTTTCCCTGCCCAGTTGTTGCTCTATTGCTAATATGTTGTCTAACAGTTCTATAGGGGTAAGTTCTGTTTCTATAGCTATTGCCATGTTTAAGAAATCGGGTTGCTCCTCAATGCCCCATGCTGCTGTTTGGTAAAAGGCAGACTGCCGGGTTACATGGCCAACTTCTTTTTCTATATATTTTATGGCAGTAGATATCCACTGTTCTCTATCTCCCTCGTTACTACCTAGTAGTAAGTATGCTGTGTTTTTAGTGTTCAACTGCCCCTTATTTTGTTGCAACATAAAATAGATAGTCGCCTAAATCATTTTCATAGTTTTCTATGATAGCGTCTATTGCGCCTGAGTTAATATCCTCCTCAAGTTTAGCTAAACCATTATTCAATTCTTCTTCTTCGACAAAAAGCCTAAAGCTGGATGCCCCACTTCTAACTTTGGGGTCTAAATATTTTTCTGGTTGATATTTATAAGCAAAAAGGAATAGGTCAGTTAGCTCTTCATGAACAAAGTATTTTTCTGTTGTTACATTGTTGAATCCATTGTTTAGTAGTAGCTCTGTCATCTTAGGGATGCTAGGTACTAGGTCTCCTGATAACTTTATCATGTCAGGAAAATAATGTTTCAACCAATATCTGTCCATTTGTTCAGGAGCGAAGCTAAGGAATACAAAACGAGCCCCTGGTTTTGCTATTCTATTGAGTTCTTTCATCCCATCTGCTATACTATCCCAGTGGTGCATGGTAAAGGTTCCTATGCCCCCATCAAAATAATTATCGTCAAAAGGTATGTTCTCAGCTTTAGCGCAAAGAAATGTTTTATCTGGATTGTTGGCTCTTGCTGCTTGAAGCATGGTTTCCGAAGGGTCAATACCTAATAGATCTACACCCATATCGCTAAGTGCCCTAAAGTAGTTGCCCGTGCCACAGCCAATGTCTAAGTATTTTCCCTCAGTATCAGGAGATAGTAAATGGTAAAGCCTGCCAGCTAGGTAGGGGTCTGCATTCCTAGTTGTATTATAGGTTGTGCCAATCGTATTATATACGGGGTTATTATCGCTCATAGTCTGGAATTTCTTTGCGAAATATTTTAGCTAATCTTTTTTGTTCTTTAACCTCAAGTAGCGCTATTAGTTTAGAATAATCAGGGTGAAGTTTGCCAGATTGACTGCTGGTGAGAAAATGAGCAATATCCGCAATCGCTTTTTTATTGTAAAGGCTAATTGTTTGAATAAAAGTGTCTGCGTTGTGAAGAGCGATATGATATATGGTTTCTTGGAGATCATCTACAGGCCCAGCACTCCAAGTTAATAGTTCCGTGCTAATAGATAAACTCTTGTGTAGCGCCATGTCGGGATAGCTATTACTGGAATGTTTAAAAGCCATCATATAGTCATGGCTATCATGGTATAGCTGGTCTTTTTCAGGAGCATTGAACATGTCCATGAAAACGTCTTTATTGTTAGGGAATGCATCTATCAAACGCAAGTGCCATTCGGGAGCATCTTTTACCTCTTGATATTTTGTAAAGACTTTCTTTAGTCTGATAGACTCTTCAGAGAGTTGTTGTGCCCAAACATAATTTGTGCCTATGCACAAGATGAATAGTAAGCAATATAATCGCTTCATAGAGTAAAAATAGGGAACCTGATTTAATAAATACCGTATAAAATCACCCATTGGTAAAAAGATAAATATGTTGAACTTCAATTACCTCCTGTATATTTGCACCTATACAGTTTGAAAAGGAATATTCTATGAAGCAGTTTTTTAAGATGTTTTTTGCCTCATTTTTGGCAATAATTATAGCAGGGGTTGTTATAGTTGGTATTGGTATCGGGTTGCTGGTGGCGGCAATATCTAATTCGGTAAAGCCAACACCTGAGAAAGTAAGTGTATCAAGTAGCAGTATTTTACGAATAGACTTGCGTTCTTCAATTCATGAAATAGGAGAAGAGAATTCTTTTGCTGCATTTAGTGGAGATGAAAGTTACACCGCAAGTTTGTATGATATAGTTAAGTCTATCAACTATGCTAAGAATGACGATGATATAAAAGGTATATACTTAAGATTGGGAAGCTCGCCGAATGGTTGGGCTACACTACAAGAAGTAAGAGAAGCAATAGCTTCATTCAAAGAAAGCGGCAAGTTTGTGTATGCCTATGGGGAGTATATTACCCAAGGAGCTTATTATGTTGCTACGGCGGCAGATAGCATTTACCTGAATCCTGTAGGTGAAATAGAACTAAAGGGTTTCGCTACAGTATTAGCGTTCTTCAAAGGCTCATTGGATAAGTTGGAGATAGAGCCGGAGATATTTTATGCAGGTAAATTTAAAAGTGCTACAGAGCCTTTTAGAACTACAAAAATGAGTGATGCCAATAGAGAGCAAATTCAAGAGTTTCAAGCAGATTTTTGGAATGAATTTGTAACTGCAGTAGCAGGCTATAGCAATAAGACAAAAGAAGAGATAATTACTATGGCACAAACAGGAGCAATAGAGTTCCCTAAAGATGCTGTTGCCAATAAACTAATCAGTAGTCTGTTATATGCAGATGGTGTCGAAGCACGATTGAAGGAAGCTGCAGGCTTGGATGAGGATAGCAAGCTGAAACTATTGTCCATTAATAGATATGCTAAAAAAGTGTATCAGAGCAGAAAGATAAAAGGAGATAAGATCGCGGTATTGGTAGCAGAAGGAGAGATCATAAAAGGTGAGAAGAACGATATGTACCAAATTGCATCTGTTGATATGGTAGAACAGATCAGAAAAGTGAAGAACAATGATGATATTAAAGCTGTTGTATTAAGAGTAAATTCTCCGGGTGGTAGTGCGCTAGCTTCAGAGATCATATGGAGAGAGTTACAGTTATTGAAAGAAAAGAAGCCTATTATAGTTTCTATGGGAGACTATGCAGCATCAGGAGGGTATTACATCTCTGCTCTTGCTGATAGTGTTTTTGTAATGCCTAATACAATTACGGGTAGTATAGGTGTCTTTTCAATGATGTTCAGCACTGAAAACTTAATGAAGAACAAATTAGGTATCACCTTTGATGGGGTGAAGACAGCACCATATGCAGACTTCCCTAGTGGCATAAGAACCTTAACTGCAGAAGAAAGAGCTCGTATGCAAAGGTCGGTAGACAATATTTACCACATCTTCAAAAGCAGAGTAGCTGAGGGTAGGCATATGGATATTAATGCTGTTGATGAAGTAGCGCAAGGTAGGGTATGGACAGGAACTGATGCTATTGAAAAAGGATTGGCAGATGGTTATGGAGGTTTGAGTAGGGCTATAGAGAGCGCATCTGCCAAGGCTGATATAGACGACTATCAGGTAGTTACTTACCCAGAGCCTGTAGATAGGTTTGAGGCATTGTTGAAAAACATCACTAATAATAGCAATGTAAAGGTAGATATAGCTAAAGCTGTAATGGAATACGAGATGAGTGAAGAGTATCAACTTATCAAGAAGTTGAAAGGATTGAAGAGAATAAACGGTCAAACAATGACTTGGCTTCCTTAT
Protein-coding sequences here:
- a CDS encoding DNA alkylation repair protein; the protein is MAEESKLFKDVFFKPSFVDELYDGVAKHVKVGTKKKFRDSIFDKEWNEKELKQRVKHVTEVLHGLLPNSFPKAAKIITDITKELLAANIKEVSFGYMCLCEYIERYGLEYYDESIKAMELLTQFMSCEFAVRPFIIKYEDRMMRQMLQWSKHKNAKVRRLSTEGCRPRLPWGMALDRFKDNPAPILPILENLKNDDDVWVRKSVANNLNDISKDNPELAVKLIKNWLGKTKHTDWVAKHAARTLLKQGNTTVMSLFGLEMDKSIKLSDFKVLTPTVKEGKDLKFSFRIHNTGKKDKVLRLEYGMYYLRANGTLSKKVFKISERSYAAGEEYNVERKQSFKPITTRKYYKGPHKVSVIINGHEMDTSDFKLI
- a CDS encoding DNA-directed RNA polymerase subunit alpha, with product MAILNFQKPDKIALQKATDFEALFEFRPLEPGYGVTIGNALRRVLLSSLEGYAITAIKIAGADHEFATIKGVLEDVTEIILNLKQVRLKKVVEDEVSTDRVELTIKGQESFTAGMIGDALPNFEVMNPDLVVCNMEPGTTFQIELHLGKGRGYVPAEENRPLEAPVGIIAIDSIYTPIKNVQYRIENTRVEQRTDFEKLIMEVATDGTIHPEEAVKEASRILIQHLMIITDENISLDTKREEKEAVVDEETLQVRKVLNTPLEDLELSVRAFNCLKAAKINSLSELVQYTQEELMKFRNFGQKSLSEIEQVLGERGLHFGMDISKYVRSSD
- a CDS encoding SPFH domain-containing protein translates to MEKNVKAMNGYLALLLSLVLLVLSIVFFAMGDTNIEWVFVGILSIIIMVFLLKGLMVIHPNHIRVLNFFGKYVGTVKANGLFFVNPLYSTVKLTQRAQNLATPTLKVNDKMGNPIEIGAVVVWKIADSYKAAYEVSNYKEFVVTQSEAAVRSLAGGFAYDNIEDEEAKITLRDGGEEVNALLEKELTDRLQSAGIAILEARISHLAYAQEIAGAMLQRQQATAIVAARYKIVEGAVGMVEMALTELNKKDIVDLDEDKKATMVSNLLVVLCGEKNTQPVINTGTLHQ
- the ricT gene encoding regulatory iron-sulfur-containing complex subunit RicT, which encodes MGCGNCGSGANGKPGGCKSNGGCSSGGCNRLNVFDWLSTLPLPSGAKPYDIIELSFNKGSRKDFYRINSSILPAKGEMLALEGVSGFDVGQVSLTGELVKLQLKKNNVKEEEVTKKVLRTATEADLEARDKNKEKESDFLTRARAIARQLDLEMKLCEVEIQADGKKATFFYTADQRVDFRELIKRYASDFRVKVEMKQIGARQESGKVGGIGSCGRELCCSTWLTDFKSVNTAAARYQNLSINQTKLSGQCGRLKCCLNFELDTYMDALKVFPENIEYVETVKGRANLQKRDIFKNLMWFSYSDSNKQYPLSIDRVNEILALNKAGKKAEELQPVELEVSNEKHAAKVDMGFVNDVGQISLRSLEKGKKKKKKRPSGGGGERNARPQGQGNNNNRRNASASSPSNKQGQGQGKQGQGQQKGPARPSNRNNNTKNKPGGNSNRPATQNRSKQRPPQKKNDTN
- a CDS encoding acyl-CoA thioesterase, yielding MNKSKVLESKVLIRFPDCDPFNHLNNSRYIDYFINAREDHLWENYQLNIYAYGKEHGKSWVVGQNQIAYLKPAMLMETVVIQSTLLELTNTDILVEMYMWDKTKTQLKAILWSKFVHFNFATQKRDEHSKELMDYFKPLENPLDRKMTFEERVKEIKSKL